A single genomic interval of Chryseobacterium paludis harbors:
- a CDS encoding DUF3078 domain-containing protein — translation MKKILLTFSISFGIFASAQEVKTEAPVVDTTKAWSIQGQNTLMLNQAAFSNWVGGGANNVGWLAGVNYNLTYEKGKDLWENIIILGYGQNNTQGVGTRKTQDVINLSSNYGREIAKNWYVSGGVSLQTQFAAGYEDGNNPDAKKISNFMAPGYLNVGAGFTYRPNDNFTMTLRPANARVTFVLDKDLQYAGTYGLKNDGDSSLFQFGFLGTAIYKLKIMENINLTNTGSVFSNYLDHPDRLVLSYSGILNMKINKFISTNITLDLLYDHNQIRRTQLKQTLGVGFAYNIDNGKKRSDKKDNQSWMKK, via the coding sequence ATGAAAAAAATTTTATTAACCTTTTCCATTTCTTTTGGAATTTTTGCTTCTGCACAAGAGGTAAAAACTGAAGCTCCTGTAGTAGATACAACTAAAGCATGGAGCATTCAGGGTCAAAACACTTTAATGCTAAACCAAGCTGCATTTTCGAATTGGGTTGGTGGTGGAGCTAACAACGTGGGTTGGCTTGCAGGTGTAAATTACAACCTTACTTATGAAAAAGGAAAAGATCTATGGGAAAACATTATTATTCTTGGCTATGGGCAAAATAACACCCAGGGAGTAGGAACTAGAAAAACACAGGATGTCATTAATCTCTCCAGTAATTATGGTAGAGAGATTGCCAAAAACTGGTACGTATCCGGTGGTGTAAGTCTACAGACTCAGTTTGCAGCAGGATATGAAGATGGAAATAACCCTGATGCTAAAAAGATCTCGAATTTTATGGCTCCCGGTTATTTAAATGTAGGTGCCGGTTTTACTTACAGACCTAATGATAACTTTACCATGACCCTACGTCCAGCTAATGCAAGAGTGACATTTGTATTAGATAAAGATCTGCAATATGCCGGAACTTATGGATTAAAAAATGATGGAGATTCTTCATTATTCCAGTTCGGTTTCTTAGGAACAGCTATTTATAAACTGAAAATCATGGAAAACATCAACCTTACCAATACAGGTTCCGTATTTTCTAATTATTTAGATCATCCAGATCGATTGGTTCTTTCTTACAGTGGAATTTTAAATATGAAGATCAATAAATTCATTTCTACTAATATAACTCTAGACTTACTATATGATCACAATCAGATCAGAAGGACACAGCTAAAACAAACTTTAGGAGTTGGTTTTGCTTATAATATCGACAATGGTAAAAAACGCTCTGATAAAAAAGACAATCAGTCTTGGATGAAAAAATAA
- a CDS encoding MFS transporter, with translation MASKSTNPVAQGPDATVVKEQKIPLTKVLAPIVVSVFSAYLTIGIALGALPPLIKNELKFDTFIVGIVVGLQFLATLLTRAYAGKITDTLGAKISNHRGIFLVLIAGVFYIIGSSAVHFPLIALGILILSRIIHGISESMMVTGALTWGIGLVGPHKSGKVMTWNGISMYAGIAIGAPLSMWLGNRFGTGVPFLLILALSGISWLSTAKLPTLEVDPTHIRTPFYKVIGKVSDQGLALAFSSLGFACIASFIALLFAEKNWDNASLGFICFGGFYILTRILFSSFPDKYGGYKVALVSFVIEIIGQLLIGFSHSGWMAIVGCALTGIGFSLVFPSLGVLAIKKVTPHMRGTALGAYSAFFDLSLGLAGPIAGIIAGWFSYQSIYIFGAVGGMLAILVLVMRKNSHE, from the coding sequence ATGGCAAGTAAAAGTACAAATCCAGTAGCTCAGGGTCCAGATGCTACTGTTGTTAAGGAACAAAAAATCCCACTAACAAAAGTTTTGGCTCCAATAGTGGTCTCCGTATTTTCGGCCTACCTTACAATAGGTATCGCTTTGGGTGCATTACCACCATTAATCAAAAATGAATTAAAATTTGATACTTTCATTGTAGGAATTGTGGTGGGGCTTCAGTTTTTGGCAACGTTATTAACTCGTGCCTATGCTGGGAAAATTACAGATACACTTGGTGCTAAAATAAGTAATCACCGGGGAATATTTCTGGTTTTAATCGCAGGAGTCTTTTATATTATAGGTAGTTCCGCAGTCCATTTTCCATTAATAGCACTTGGGATACTCATCCTTTCAAGGATAATACACGGTATATCTGAAAGTATGATGGTAACAGGAGCCTTGACTTGGGGAATTGGTTTGGTAGGACCTCATAAATCAGGTAAAGTAATGACCTGGAACGGAATTTCAATGTATGCAGGAATTGCTATAGGTGCGCCTTTAAGTATGTGGTTAGGAAATAGATTTGGAACAGGTGTTCCTTTTTTATTGATTCTTGCATTATCCGGTATAAGCTGGCTGTCTACCGCTAAACTACCGACTCTTGAAGTTGATCCGACCCACATAAGAACTCCATTTTATAAAGTAATAGGAAAGGTTTCGGATCAGGGATTGGCATTGGCTTTTTCTTCTTTAGGATTTGCCTGTATAGCTTCTTTTATCGCTTTACTATTCGCTGAAAAAAACTGGGATAATGCTTCTTTGGGATTTATCTGTTTTGGGGGCTTTTATATTCTTACCCGCATATTATTTTCTTCCTTCCCTGATAAATATGGTGGTTATAAGGTTGCATTGGTTTCATTTGTTATTGAAATTATTGGTCAGCTATTGATTGGTTTTTCTCATTCAGGATGGATGGCTATTGTAGGTTGTGCTCTTACAGGAATAGGTTTTTCCCTGGTATTTCCTTCTCTGGGAGTTTTGGCAATCAAGAAAGTTACTCCACATATGAGAGGAACAGCTTTAGGAGCTTACTCAGCCTTTTTTGATCTTTCCTTAGGATTGGCAGGTCCAATAGCCGGGATCATTGCCGGATGGTTCAGCTACCAGTCTATTTATATATTCGGTGCTGTAGGTGGTATGCTTGCCATTTTGGTTTTGGTAATGCGAAAGAACAGTCATGAGTAA
- a CDS encoding AraC family transcriptional regulator encodes MVKSTIPLHKNELPIIGIEICPIVKPDKILQIPHRDEHFMFVVQQEGNSLWELDFREIELFGTSILYVAPGQVHRYLKHENCKGWFVFIETALIPKTYLEIYNTYLNSNQVASITRDSDLFSFIPVFDSILKNPEAPFQNNLISSLSDSLTGLIIRVFIENRHSEKIIAGQKYKTVLQFKQLIQTHYKQLKQVKEYASELHITPLYLNEVVKEITGFAASHWIQQEIIIESQRLLYYTNLDIKQIAFELGYEDYAYFSRFFKNKTGFTASQFRKRKPLFVQL; translated from the coding sequence ATGGTAAAATCTACAATACCACTCCATAAAAACGAGCTTCCCATTATTGGTATTGAAATCTGCCCTATTGTTAAGCCTGATAAAATATTACAAATTCCACATAGGGATGAGCATTTTATGTTTGTTGTTCAACAGGAAGGTAATTCTTTATGGGAACTTGATTTTCGTGAAATTGAATTATTTGGGACATCAATCTTGTATGTAGCACCAGGTCAGGTTCATCGGTATTTAAAACATGAAAATTGTAAAGGTTGGTTTGTATTTATAGAAACCGCATTAATCCCTAAAACGTATCTTGAGATCTATAATACCTATCTTAATTCCAATCAGGTAGCTTCAATAACAAGAGATAGTGATTTATTTTCATTTATTCCTGTCTTTGATTCTATTTTAAAGAATCCTGAAGCTCCTTTTCAGAATAACCTTATAAGTTCGCTCTCTGATAGTTTGACAGGGCTTATTATTAGAGTATTCATAGAGAACCGACATTCTGAAAAGATTATTGCCGGACAGAAATATAAAACTGTACTTCAGTTTAAACAATTGATTCAGACGCATTATAAACAATTGAAGCAGGTAAAAGAATATGCATCGGAACTTCATATAACTCCTCTTTATCTGAATGAAGTAGTAAAAGAAATTACAGGTTTTGCGGCCAGTCATTGGATACAGCAGGAAATTATTATTGAATCTCAACGGCTATTATATTATACCAATCTGGATATAAAACAGATTGCCTTTGAACTGGGTTATGAAGATTACGCCTATTTTTCCAGGTTTTTTAAAAATAAAACAGGATTTACAGCATCTCAGTTCCGAAAACGAAAACCATTATTTGTCCAATTATAG
- a CDS encoding SRPBCC family protein: MVHQLQREQQLYCNLETAWNFFSSANNLSEITPKDMNFIVLTKLENDEIYEGMIIDYYVSPLLGVKMAWQTEITQVSFQKNFTDFQKKGPYKLWNHFHEFIPNERGVLIRDTIDYELPMGFLGEIAHGLFVKKKLEHIFDYRFQVLERLFNQNK; the protein is encoded by the coding sequence ATGGTACATCAGCTTCAGCGTGAGCAACAATTATATTGTAATCTGGAAACGGCCTGGAATTTTTTTTCTTCGGCTAATAATCTGTCTGAAATTACACCCAAAGACATGAATTTTATTGTTCTTACCAAGCTGGAAAATGATGAGATTTATGAAGGAATGATCATCGATTATTATGTTTCTCCTCTATTGGGAGTTAAAATGGCCTGGCAAACAGAAATTACCCAGGTTTCTTTTCAAAAGAATTTTACAGATTTTCAGAAAAAAGGACCTTATAAATTGTGGAATCATTTTCATGAATTTATTCCTAATGAAAGAGGAGTACTGATAAGAGATACTATCGATTATGAACTTCCTATGGGATTTTTAGGAGAAATTGCACATGGTTTATTTGTTAAAAAGAAACTTGAGCATATTTTTGATTATCGTTTTCAGGTTTTAGAAAGATTATTTAATCAGAATAAATAG
- a CDS encoding FMN-dependent NADH-azoreductase, translated as MKNILHLKSSLQGKGSYSIKLGNTIVEKILEKYQGSTLEELNLVDIEIPHLSPEVLRAFFTPGNEMSAEQKEFIRLSDELVKQLLAADIIVIGAPLINFTIHSSLKAWIDHITRAGITFGYGENGPIGMVTGKKVYVAMSSGGIYSEGPGKENDFVAPYLKAFLGFLGMTDLTVFRAEGLKVPGVQEHAMQKAVESIVID; from the coding sequence ATGAAAAACATTCTTCACTTAAAGTCAAGCCTTCAGGGTAAAGGTTCTTATAGTATTAAACTAGGAAATACCATCGTTGAGAAAATTCTGGAAAAATATCAAGGAAGTACATTGGAAGAACTGAACCTTGTAGATATTGAAATTCCACATCTCAGTCCTGAAGTTCTTCGTGCATTCTTTACACCCGGCAATGAGATGTCAGCAGAGCAAAAAGAGTTTATCCGTCTTTCTGATGAACTTGTTAAACAGTTATTGGCTGCGGATATCATTGTTATTGGTGCTCCTTTGATCAATTTTACCATTCATTCCTCTCTAAAGGCGTGGATCGATCACATTACAAGAGCTGGAATAACTTTTGGGTACGGGGAAAATGGTCCGATTGGAATGGTGACAGGAAAAAAAGTATATGTGGCCATGTCTTCAGGAGGTATTTATTCTGAAGGACCTGGAAAAGAAAACGATTTTGTGGCTCCTTATTTGAAAGCTTTCCTTGGCTTTTTGGGAATGACAGATCTTACTGTATTCCGTGCTGAGGGTTTAAAAGTACCTGGAGTCCAGGAACACGCTATGCAGAAGGCGGTTGAGAGTATCGTGATAGATTAA
- a CDS encoding winged helix-turn-helix transcriptional regulator, which yields MKDTNKELLLNSEECAGSLRNVLDALYVLNGKWKLALILSLIQSSKRFNEIQHEVTGISSKVLDKELKTLELNGFITRNVYPTKPITIIYEATEYSMTLKGVMAELSVWGKRHREKIKESMRK from the coding sequence ATGAAAGACACCAATAAAGAGCTTCTTCTCAATAGTGAAGAATGTGCCGGCTCACTCAGAAATGTCCTCGATGCATTATATGTATTGAATGGAAAATGGAAGTTGGCCTTGATCTTGTCTTTGATTCAATCATCAAAACGCTTCAATGAGATTCAGCATGAAGTTACCGGGATATCTTCAAAAGTACTGGACAAAGAACTAAAAACTCTGGAACTGAATGGCTTCATTACCCGGAATGTATATCCTACCAAACCCATAACGATCATTTATGAAGCAACCGAGTATAGCATGACTTTAAAGGGTGTAATGGCGGAATTAAGTGTCTGGGGTAAACGGCACAGGGAAAAAATTAAAGAAAGTATGAGAAAGTAA
- a CDS encoding aldo/keto reductase: protein MEKRIIKNTDLSIAPINFGGNVFGWTLDEQQSSDILDQFTQAGFNFIDTADTYSWWVNGKGGQSEEIIGKWMKSRGNRNDLVIATKVGSETKEHGFDISKKHILKSVDESLSRLQTDHIDLYYTHFDDHTTPVEETLAAYDEIIKAGKVRYIAASNLSPERLTASFEASEKYNLPKYVALQPHYNLLERENFETKYAELVKKYDLSVFPYWSLAAGFLTGKYRSEEDLSKSARGEGVRKYLNEKGEKVLKALDEISAKHQANQASVALAWLLANPLITAPIVSATSQSQLQTLFKATELQLNSDDINLLNEASK from the coding sequence ATGGAAAAACGAATCATAAAAAATACAGATCTATCAATCGCTCCGATTAATTTTGGAGGAAATGTTTTTGGATGGACATTAGACGAACAGCAGTCTTCTGATATCCTGGACCAGTTTACACAAGCTGGATTTAATTTTATTGATACTGCTGATACCTATTCATGGTGGGTAAATGGAAAAGGTGGCCAATCTGAAGAGATCATCGGAAAGTGGATGAAAAGCCGGGGAAACAGAAACGATTTGGTGATCGCTACAAAAGTAGGATCGGAAACTAAAGAACATGGTTTTGATATCAGTAAAAAACACATTCTGAAGTCAGTAGATGAATCACTAAGCAGACTTCAGACCGATCATATTGACCTTTACTATACCCATTTTGATGATCATACAACACCTGTGGAAGAGACTCTTGCAGCGTATGATGAGATCATTAAAGCTGGAAAAGTGCGCTATATCGCAGCTTCAAATTTATCTCCCGAACGGTTAACAGCATCTTTTGAGGCTTCGGAAAAATATAATCTCCCAAAATATGTTGCCTTACAGCCTCATTATAACTTATTGGAAAGAGAGAATTTCGAAACTAAATATGCAGAATTGGTTAAAAAATATGACCTGAGTGTTTTCCCATACTGGTCCTTAGCAGCCGGTTTTTTAACAGGAAAATACCGTAGTGAAGAAGATCTTTCAAAAAGTGCAAGAGGTGAGGGAGTCCGAAAATATCTTAATGAAAAAGGGGAAAAAGTATTAAAGGCATTGGATGAGATTAGTGCAAAGCATCAAGCTAATCAAGCTTCTGTTGCATTGGCATGGTTACTGGCTAATCCACTCATTACAGCTCCGATCGTCAGCGCCACAAGCCAATCTCAATTACAAACATTATTTAAAGCCACAGAACTTCAATTAAATAGTGATGATATCAATCTTCTGAATGAAGCAAGTAAATAA
- a CDS encoding aldo/keto reductase: protein MNTIQLGNQGLMVPTIGLGCMGMTGFEDNNMYGEADEKEAIATIHRSLELGGNFLDTADLYGPFKNEQLIAKAIGNSRSQYIIATKFGWEIDDSGKVTWAIKGNKDYIKKSVERSLKNLKTDYIDLYYMHRLDKNTPIEETVGAMSELVQEGKVKYIGLSEVSSETVKRAHMVHPITAVQSEYSLFERTVEERGVIKTLHELGVGFVPYSPLGRGFLSGQIRSINDLPENDFRRGIPRFQEAYFHKNIELVDAIEMMAKEKNITSTQLALAWIISKDFVPIPGTKRRKYLEQNIDAASIRLTEADLLKLESIIPLGTDTGAPYDEFSMGLLD from the coding sequence ATGAATACAATACAATTAGGAAATCAGGGATTAATGGTTCCCACTATCGGTCTGGGATGCATGGGAATGACAGGCTTTGAGGATAATAACATGTATGGTGAAGCAGATGAAAAAGAAGCTATCGCCACTATTCACAGATCTTTGGAACTAGGAGGTAATTTTCTTGATACCGCAGATCTTTATGGTCCGTTTAAAAATGAGCAACTTATTGCAAAAGCAATCGGAAATAGCCGCAGTCAATATATTATTGCTACTAAATTTGGCTGGGAAATCGATGACAGTGGCAAAGTGACTTGGGCAATTAAAGGAAATAAAGATTACATAAAAAAATCAGTAGAACGTTCATTAAAGAATTTAAAAACAGATTATATTGATCTCTACTATATGCACAGGCTTGACAAAAACACTCCTATTGAAGAAACTGTTGGTGCCATGAGTGAATTGGTACAGGAAGGAAAAGTAAAATATATTGGCTTATCAGAAGTTTCTTCTGAAACAGTAAAAAGAGCCCATATGGTCCATCCAATTACTGCAGTACAAAGTGAGTATTCTTTGTTTGAACGTACGGTCGAAGAAAGAGGGGTGATTAAAACATTGCATGAACTAGGCGTAGGCTTTGTTCCTTATTCACCTTTAGGACGTGGTTTTTTATCTGGGCAAATCCGTTCTATAAATGATTTACCTGAGAATGATTTCCGAAGGGGAATCCCACGTTTTCAGGAAGCATATTTTCATAAAAATATTGAATTGGTAGATGCAATTGAAATGATGGCAAAAGAAAAAAATATTACATCTACCCAATTAGCATTAGCCTGGATCATCAGTAAAGACTTTGTTCCTATTCCTGGAACAAAACGTAGAAAGTATTTGGAACAGAATATTGATGCAGCCAGCATCCGATTAACTGAAGCTGATCTTTTAAAACTGGAAAGTATAATACCGTTAGGCACTGACACCGGGGCTCCATATGATGAGTTCAGTATGGGACTTTTAGATTAA
- a CDS encoding helix-turn-helix domain-containing protein, whose product MNAIQSISAFHRLLSLPEPKHPLVSVINLSDSIFLEDEIWKGFVNRFYCVALKRDAKGKIRYGQQHYDYDKGVLSFTAPNQVQYLDLHNMECGSGYLLIFHPDFLLKHPLASAITGYGFFSYAVNEALHLSTDEENDLIEILQKIDKECQHIDRHTQEIILSQIDLLLNYSNRFYERQFITRKNNNHQLLVKFERFLNDYFDNDQPSDRGLLTVHLIAEAMNLSPNYLSDLLRIHTGQNTQQHIHEKLITKAKEKLSTTSLSVSEIAYALGFEHAQSFSTLFKKKTKMAPMEFRASFGIDQ is encoded by the coding sequence ATGAATGCCATTCAATCAATTTCTGCTTTTCATCGCTTACTATCTTTACCGGAACCAAAACATCCACTGGTAAGCGTTATCAATTTATCTGACAGTATTTTTCTGGAAGATGAGATATGGAAAGGCTTTGTAAACAGGTTCTATTGTGTTGCATTAAAAAGAGATGCAAAAGGAAAGATCAGATATGGCCAGCAGCATTATGATTATGATAAAGGAGTACTAAGCTTTACTGCACCTAATCAGGTGCAGTACTTAGACTTACATAATATGGAATGTGGTTCAGGCTATCTCCTGATCTTTCATCCTGATTTTCTATTGAAACATCCTTTGGCTTCTGCGATTACAGGGTATGGCTTTTTTTCTTATGCTGTAAATGAAGCTCTGCATCTATCAACAGATGAAGAAAATGATCTGATTGAAATACTCCAGAAAATTGACAAAGAATGCCAGCATATCGATCGCCATACCCAAGAGATCATTTTATCACAAATAGATCTTCTACTTAATTATTCCAACCGTTTTTATGAACGACAGTTTATTACCCGTAAAAATAACAATCATCAGCTGCTTGTTAAATTCGAGCGTTTCCTGAACGATTATTTTGATAATGATCAACCCTCAGATCGGGGTCTATTAACAGTTCACCTTATCGCTGAAGCAATGAATCTGTCTCCCAATTACCTCAGTGATCTTCTCAGGATTCATACGGGACAAAACACCCAACAGCATATCCATGAAAAACTAATAACTAAGGCCAAGGAAAAACTATCAACTACCAGTTTATCTGTTAGCGAAATTGCTTACGCTTTAGGGTTTGAACATGCTCAGTCATTTAGTACTCTTTTTAAAAAGAAAACAAAAATGGCTCCGATGGAATTCAGGGCTTCTTTTGGTATAGATCAATAG